The region TCAAACTTTTATTCTCTAACCATACACTTTAAGATATTACAAAAagatcattaaaaatattaacaatcttttgtattttaatcTCCCAACTTGGTCCACTGGCTGCGCAGGAAGGAGCAGTAGTTCTTGGCCGGTTCCTCATTGATGTCCTTGAAGAAGGGTATCTGGTTGAGACGATCCAGCCAGGCAGTAATATTGGGATAGACTTCCGGTTTGATGTCCACGGCGGCGGGCAGACTGGAGACAGTGGTGCCAGTGGAAATGTCAGCCAGGGTGAGGGAGTCACCCACCAGATAGGCACTGCCAGTCAGGAAGGTCTCCAACAGCTTCAGTCCCCGATGAATGGTGTCCAGCTTTTCTTGGGGCACCACAGTCACTCCACTGACCCAGAACGGGCCACTGACATTGCCCAGGGAGGGGAATATGACACTGGCATCGAAGAAGAGGCGTTGGTTGATGGCCGCCCTCTTGGCCAGGTCCTTGGGGTATAGTTCGTCCGACTTGCCGTACTTGTCCACCAAATATGTGACAATGGCATGCGAGTCCCAGATCACAGTTCCATTGTCGTCCAGCACTGGCACCGTGTGCTGTGGGTTCTTCTTCAGATAGGCCTCGCTAAGGTGCTCCCCCGCCTGCAGGTTCACCTCCTTGTATTCATAGTCCAGGTCCAAGGCCTTGAGGGTAATTTTCGCAGTCCTCGCACAAGGACTCAGGTCCACTCCGTACAGTACTATTCCCGACTTGGACATATTTCTGATTTCACTGCAGCACTTCCAACGATTTGATTCCTACTGATCTTCTCATTGGCTTTTTATAATGTTTGTCTCGAAAGCTTTCGGCTATAAGTGTATATTTGCCGGCATTTGTAGATAAAAGCTCTTTAATGTTTGTTTTCCAGCTGACATGCCCCCttgaatctatatatatatatatatagaatctATACCCACACATATGTATCTTTCTGTGGCTTCCTTCCATTTCAtcatttattaactttttacCGAATCGGTACGATTCTGGAACTATTGAGTCTTACTTTAGCTGATAAGAAAATACGGTATGTCAGCATGAAGATGGTTTTATTTACTAATTTCATAAGAAAGCATAACTATACCCGATACTTGTCAAATTTAAGCAAATGTGAGAATTCTGGCCAGAACCATTGTGAGAACCAGAATAGACTCTTAAGGTAGAGTTTTAAGGTCTTGGGTTTCAGGATATCCTCATGTAGAATTTCCTGATGTAGATCAGTATTTTCAGTATGTATTTCAGAAGAAAAACCTGGCTTATAGAGAACTGATTTATACAGTCTTTTTATTAGAGTTTATAGAACgtcttaactattttatattatttttctttattatttttctattcaTAGGTTTGGAAATAGGACTTGACTTTCCGAAAGTAGAAagcctaaaaaatatattttgaataaattgaaagtcccattatttgtttattaatttattattgtttattaggCATTTTCCATGAAGAGttctttatagaaaatatCCTAActataatatacatacatatatcatcTAACATAAAATACATGAAAAAATCTATAAGatcttaaaaaactttttgattttaaagaCTTTTCTCTAAGAATGAAGAAATTTaagaccaaaaatatatataatttgtaaatgtttattttaaaatttaaatcattaataaaaatacataataatttaatttagtcTCCCAGTTTGGTCCATTTGCTGCGCATGAAGGCGCAGTAGTTTCGGGCTGGTGCTTCATTGATCTCCTTGAAATAGGGAATCTGGTTGAGGCGCTCCAGCCAGGCGGTAGTCTTGGGATACACTGAGGCATCGATGTCCACGGCCACGGGCAGGCAGGACACTGTGGGTCCAGTGCAGAGGTCGGCCAGGGTCAGGGAGTCGCCCGCCAGATACTTGCTGCTGGCCAGGAAGGTCTCCAGCAGCTTCAGTCCCCGATGAATGGTGTCCAGCTTCTCCTGGGCCACCACAGTCTCGCCTCTTAACCAGAACGGAGCCGACACACTCGCAATGGAGGCGTAGATGACACTGGCATCGAAGTAGAGGCGTTGGTTGATGGCCGCCCTCTTGGCCAGGTCCTTGGGGTACAGTTCGTCCGACTTGCCGTACTTGTCCACCAGATAGGTGACAATGGCGTGCGAGTCCCAGATGTAGGTGCCATTGTCATCCAGAACCGGGACCGTGTGCTGGGGATTCATTTTGAGGTATTCCTCGGTGAGGTGCTCGCCCTTCTGCATGTTGACCTCCTTGAACTCGAAGTCCAGATCCAGGGCCTTGAAGGTCAGTTTCACAGCCCTGACACAGGGGCTTAGATCCGCTCCGTAGAGTACTATTCCTGACTTGGACATTGTGGGTGTTTATGGTTCAACTAATTGTTTAAGACTGATCTGATTTCTGAACTTTAATAGGTTTTTCAAGAAGCTTTTGCCCAAAAGAGAGAGCTTAAGGGAGAGTAAAAGAACAAGCCGGCATGATGGGGAAAAagcttttcttttgtttgtttgcaaGTCAACATAGCCAAGCCAAAAAATGACAAGACTAGGCACGACGGTGTGTTTATTTCACTCAACACTTGAGCGAACCTGAAACTTGCAAGCTTTCTAAAGCTCAAACAAAGCTTTATTagcttttataaacatttaagtttatttttttaccgttttgtttatttgagCCTCTATTAAACTTTCAGTGGCTTATCAGCTTCTATTTAATAACAATAttagtttctttattttaaatattctctaaaaaaccatattttataatattttcaagTTTAACAATACGGTTGTATTAAATATTCCCTTAAATTCCAGCCTTAATTAAGATTGATTTCAGTACAAGCTGGCCAAGGTGTTCCCCCAACTAAACCCTCAATTATTCACAAGTCAAATAATCCTCTAAGTGGCCTTAAGCCCTTTCCACCCACAATGAATACCCAAATTATGAAAGCCAGTTTCAAAGCAAATATTGACGCAGCCACAGATAGGGATATGGGTGGGGAGGAGGACGACTTATCTCCGGAATTAATAAACAATCAGGCAACTTAAACTTGCAGCATTATGACGTCTTTGTGATAACTATCTAGATTTTACATTCTagattctaaaaaaaataagtttagTATCTAATCTTATCGGAGTGGTGTTTAAAATCCGTTTCGCCACCACCGATGGTGGTGCCAGAGATGTGCCTTCAGTCGTCCAGTGTCTGTGCTTCAAATCTCAACCCGAAACCCTGCCAGCTCCAGATGGTGAACCTCATTCTGTATGGTACCGAGAGTAGTCCTCCCGTGAGGGCTGTACTCCTTACCCTCCGGTCCCTGAAGCTGGAGCACCAGTTCCGGCAACTGGACATGCAAGCCGGCGAGCACTTGGAGCCGGAAATGTTGCGCAAGAATCCCCAGCACACGGTGCCCATGTTAGAGGATGAGGGCGAAGTGTATATCTGGGATTCCCATGCCATTATTGGCTATCTGGTGAACAAGTACGCCCAGTCGGATGAACTGTATCCCCGGGATCCCTTCCAGCGGGCCGTGGTCGATCAGAGGCTGCACTTCGAGACGGGAGTCCTGTTCCACGGCATCTTCAAGCAACTTCAGAAGGCACTCTTCAAGGAGAATGCCACCGAGGTGCCAAAGGATCGTCTAGCTGAGCTGCAGGATGCCTATGGCCTGCTGGAGCAGTTTCTGGACCAGAATCCCTATGTGGCTGGATCGCAGCTGACCATTGCGGACTTTAGCATCGTGTCCACGATGAGCACTCTGCACTTGAGCTATTGTCCTGTGGACGGTGCCAAGTACCCGAAACTTTCCGCCTGGCTGGCTCGCCTGTCCACCCTGCCCTTCTACGAGGAGGACAACCTGCGCGGCGCCCGCATCCTGGCCGAGCGCATCCGTGCCAAGCTGCCCAAGCAGTTCGACAAGCTCTGGCAGAAGGCCTTCGAGGATATCCGCAGCGGAGCGATTATCAACTGAACTGGaaggtcctttttttttgctcctttTATTGAAAGCCATCAGTAATAAACACATAAATGattctttatttattgtacactcaaaaaaaaattaaccctaagatttagaaattcgccctatttttgtcttcaacggcaccgcaccataaaatttagggtaaatttttctaaaattaatggcatttcctttctaaaatataaggaaaattgccctaaaaataagaaaaaaatttctaaaaaatagaaaaaaatttcttaaatttagggtaaatttttctaaaattaatggcgtttcctttctaaaatctaAGGCCAATTtccctaaaaataagaaaaaaatttctaaaaaatagaaaaaaaatttcttaaatttagggTTTGTTTTTCTAGGTTTTAGAAAGTACTTTTCTAAAACTAAGGAAAAAATGTCTTGATTTTATGGCGATTTTTTCTAAGCCCCAGGGCAAGGCGCCCTAAAATTAAGATAACCCTTTCtacaatatatacaaatatttcttaaattaaaggtGACCTTTTCTAAATtctagaaattttatttctacattttacattacatattacatcatacatttacatgtttttacattatttttacatttacatttgttttctttgataGCTCTCTTCAGTTCTTACTTTCACagaacattttatttatggtatataataaatttgacCCTCGAATCTTGAATTGTATACTTGACTTTTAAAATTCCAGTAGCACCATGTTTTCCCCTTTTGGTGGGGACTAGAATAGCGTGAATCATGTGCGTCCTTTTTATCTGTGGAAAATAGCGTCAATTAATAttgcgatataaatatattaatatactaTTTAATTGTGAATGTTTTAAAACATCTTTTAAGGTAGTGTAATTATTGCCTTTTTACCTTCGCTTTGTTGAGGGAATGTTTTTAGTACGATAAAACTCTGGACTTCCTTTTAACGAAATGAGAGAAAAAATTGCCACAATCTAAgaatttattcaataaatgcattaaataaaacaaaattaatgtataaaaaatattaccaatTTGTCTTCACAACTCTGCTTAAGAATGGGCAATTCCTCCTAAGCTAAGTGTAGCTACACTTGTATCGTCCtagaaaaagaaacttttgcgCCACTCAAAAGTAAGATCAAATTTTGCGTTTGCAAGGCTAAGCTTCACCTCTTCACTATTGAACATCAGCCATATTACctaaaaatgtatttgggaaattatttttaaccttCGAAGTGGGGCGTAATTTACCAGTTGATAACTTTTTCTCCTTAGCCTTCAAATGATAAATTTTGCCATATGCAGCAGACCTTCTGGCTTTTTTCCGATGTTAAGATCTATCATGTCTTTCCACAATTAGCtctatattaatttaattagtaattaaattaaattacttatGAAATTAGTAACGTTTTTAGTAACTTAccagcgaaaaaaaagaaaaggcttCTCAGTTTATCTTTTTCAGCAAGGAATCAATTagcactttttaaataaactttttaataaacttgtaATGTCAACATCTTAGAGATAGTTTAAATATCGTTACATTATTTCTTAAcatgattttttgtatttaacatgttaaaactttatacataaaatataatatagatcaGTCTGCATTTATCTGCCCgtgctctgccacacacacagtataagtgtgtgaaacgtcatgacGCGTCATGCTTagagcctactttctgctttctgctatactaatactaatgcgttaaaatcatatcaatgtattgggtgccgaccacggacagagataaaatataaaaaaaattctatattaaacaaaatatttctattttctaGGGTTACTTAAATTAAAGGGTAACACCGTGCATTTTTAGAAAGGGAtttctatattgtagaaacagttttctattttttagggttagtatctttttaagaaaagaatttctatattgtagaaacagttttttattttttagggttagtaACTTTTTTAGAAAGAAAtttctatattgtagaaacagttttctatttgTTAGGGTTAGTATCTTTTTAAGAAAAGGAtttctatattgtagaaacagttttctattttttagggttagtaaattttatggtgagcctttctattattaagaaaatatttcctgAAAATAAGTCATAATTTGCCTTAATTATAGAAAAGTTTTCTTGATTTTAGGGCGATTTTAGTTTATGGCGACTATTTCTATATTTGAGAAAAACTTCTttgatttaagaaatttttcttgttttcagaaaattttttctagaaactagaaattttttcttgtatttagaaacaattaagttttatggcgaatttctaaatttaagggtaaattttattttgagtgtaTCTTTGTTCCCAATTTAAGAATAGCCCCAACAGATTGCTCTCCAGTCTTGAGGTCCTTTGACTGGGACACTTTCTGTGCTCTATTTACCCCAGAATTGGCCTATCTggctgtttgtgtttgtgcctATCTGCGAAAAGTGAGTGAAGTGGCGCCCCTTGGCGTGGAATGAATGAATGCGCCTCACCAATGGCAACCGCCCCCCCCAAAAAGTTTACAACTTTTCTGCGctcattaaaattataaaatttttcctCTCCACAAAGCGACACAAAATAGAACAAGTTTGTGGGTGGGTTGGGTCCTGCGTCCTGAGTCCTGCTGGGAGCTCCTGCGTTTGGAGGGCAAAATGAAAAGCGCAAAGTTTTTCCTGTGCCGTGTCGTGCATGCTAAAGTTGTTAAatcataattaatttatgacGGCGCCATCCGCCGAAGCAGCCATTCCCTTCACGATTTTCCTCTTATCTACACTCCGGCCTCGAGCTTCTAGAGCTCCTCAAGCTCCGTTTCCCCTCCGTCCCttacccaaaaaaataaagaaaacaccGACGTCGTTTAAAATACTCTTAAAAAGGAGCCCGGACCTGGTCTAAATACCTGCCGGGAGTAGTCCGTTCACAAGGCGCACCAATTTTCGTGCTAGAGATGGTAGCGTGAGTAGAAGTTTGAGGACTTTGGAGACAGGTGGGATAAGGTAAATAAtagtttacatttttataagcTATGGATTAATATAAACAGAAACAGAttttattcatatatattGCAATATATGTAGgtttctaaatttaaataaaaacagatAAAGATAAGATATAGTAGTTTGggtttatatataaatttatatagaTATCTATGGAAACAACCCCTTTTTTATATAATCCTTCGTGACTCCTTCGTCCATCTCTAGCTTACCTGATGACTTGGGTCCTGCGCtgctagttttttttttttatgcgcCTCATTGcagcgacgacgacgacgacgacgacggcgTCGAGCACGGTGGCAGCCAAACTAATTGGTTTAATTTCAACTTTTACTTTGGGCCACCCCTGCCTTGCCACGCCCTGTCGCAGCCCTAGTCCtggccaccaccacccccacgCCCCCCGCCCCGCCCCGTGTCAGTGGCATTTGAGAAGTTTGCTTTGCTTTACGCTTCGCCTGCCACTTCACTTGCCTTGGTGGCGTCGGACGGCGGGACGTTTTTACTTTTTCCTCTTCCGCTTTTACTGCCATCCACTTTGCTGGTTTATTTCCTGTCTCCCAGCATCCTTGCCTGGCCATCCACGAGAATCCTTCCAGCAGGAGGCATATCAATTTATCGTAGCATTCTTTTAGGGGCAGCAAAGGATGTTCCGTTGGACTAGAAGAATTAAGCTATCGAAGTAGTGCTGCCAAAAATCGGCTTAACTCGGAATCTTAGTGAGTCTTGTGGTTTTCGGATCAGAGTCACCATTAAAAGGACTGGATTCCCCTTTCTGGGACTTAAAAGGTTTCTATCTTTTGAAAAGCTTTATTGAAAAATAGGGACATGTATTAGTTCCTACAACCTGAACTTAATGCTTCGCAGAATGGGATATTTTTCGCCAGCGCACTGACCACGAAAATCATCCAAGGATATGTCATGGAAAGCCACTCCCCCCAATCCCTGGGACTGTACGTATCCGGCCTTGATGGCCGCCGTCGTGGGATCCTCGTAGCCAATCCACAAGCCATTCTCGCCCTTGTCGTCGGCTGCCCGATAGGCGTAGATTCCGAATCGCTTGGTAGGATCTCCCACCTTCCTTAGACGCGGCGTGTCCTTACTCTGGGGCTGATGTTGGAGGAGGTCACAAGTCTCGGGCCAGCTGAGAATCCCAGGAATACCCGTCTGCCTGCCCGCGGGAGCGGCCCCATCCGTTTCGGGAATCGGCGGGTATCCGGTGATGCCAGAGTTGCGGGACATGGTCCAGGCACGTCCATAGCTGGTCACTCCAATGTTCAGCTTCTGGGAATAGCTCGGAGATGTCTGATTCAGCCAGTACTCTACCTGGTACTGGACGTTGTGGCTGGGCTCCCGATCGTACATGGCATACAGGGGAGCGGGTAGGTCTCCCACCTTGGGGTCACGTTCCGGGGTCTGGAAATCGTAGGTGCCCAGGTTCACGAAACTCACATCGGCCAGCACAGAGGGCAATTGGATGAAGACTGGGAATAGGAAGTTGAATACCAGAAACCTCTAAGAATCGGGGGCTGCTCACCTTCAGCTGGAACATGGGGCAGCATGGTGAGGGACAGAAGCTTGCCACCTCGTACCAGATCCACTGCAAGATCGTGAACCAAGCTGGCAAACTGCTCCTTGTGCTCCTCGGCCTTCTCGTCAATGGATTTGCTGCCAAAGAGCCCACGGAACGAGCTCCAGGTCCTCTTAAGGAATCCCTGCTGCTTCTTTGGCCTGGTCTTGGGAAACTGCCAGGCCAGATCGATGCCATCGAACCCGTACTTGTTCAGTTCATCCAAAACACTAGCCTTGAAGTTCCGACGATGCTCGGGCTGTTCCAGTAAACTCAAATACTTGCCAGTATCTGCCACGCCCTCGCCGTCCAAGTCCCGATCACCGCCCACCGACAGCAAAAATCGAACATGCGGATACTTCTGCCTTAAAGCGGTTATCTGGCGATAGTGCTGGCGGTCATAGGTCACAGTAGGATCTAGACTTTTGATCTTGAAGGACTCGGGATCGATGCCAGCATAGCCGTAAATCAAAAAGTTGCAGAAACTTAAAGCAGGTTCCAATTCCGCCAACGACAATTGCCCGGGGCCTTTgcaaaaagtataaaatatagaatagagATAACCCCTGATCCGATTTCCGATTTCAATAATCCACTCTCACCTTCGCGTACAAAACTCTTGGCATCGTAGAAGCACACCAGCTTGCCCACTTCTCCGGATATATTCGATATTAGGGAAACCAAACTAATAAATAGGAAGGCCCCAACGGGGTTTACGAAAGATGACATTATTTTCAATACAACTGCTTAGCTTTAGGTTTGATTAAGAACTGATTGGGGACAGCagattgtttttaataaaaaaatcaaaagcaaaaaagCTTTTCTTAAAACAAAGTCACTGATAAGATTGAAAATACTTTGgattcattaaaataaaagtaattattttaggtcatatatttaaaagattATTTAGAGATTTTGGAGGAATATTAAGCTAGACTATGCTATAATGAACTCCTATAAATGCTTCTTATAGTATGATATTATTTAGATCTCCAAATGCGGCTAGAAACCTTTTACTATTTTAAGTTTCTagaacaaaaatgtttaaaaaacataaataactTCCTTAAACTAACCTCccaaaaagtttataaaaatataaagcgTTCTACTTGATACTTTCAATTCCAAACCCAAACTTTGGCAAGAAATCTCTTAGGAAATCGACAGAAACGTCCTTTGAGAGATTTCTATTTCACGCACATATCctgcccacacacacacatccccCCCCCCACACATCACACCCTCTCGAGCATAACCTCAACGCAAAGCCATTAGTGACCATCAAAATGAGAGGATGGGGGTGGAGTATTCGGAGGAGGATTCGGAAATTGTAAAAGGGGGAATAAAAGTGTCACTTCCACAACTTGAATGGAAAACTCAAACCCTACTCTCAGCCTCAATTTAGCAATTCCCCCGAGACAATAATAATGTTTGTTCAAGCTCGTAACGCTTAAATACATTAAAGCCCAACCCGACGTACGGAATGATGAGTTGTCACTCCTACCCGGGAATGACTAGGGGTCGCCACTCAAACACGAAGGACGACCATGTCCTTCAGCGCCCTTCATCCCCCATTTGATTAGCAATTTTGCTCACGTGGCTGGGAAAGTGTTGTTGACTGCTTTTGCTCTTTGATTGAAACGGTAGAGTCCCGGGGTAGGGGGGGTCaatttttacaaggggttGGGGTGGTGTGTCAGTGGTGTGTCGATGGTCAACTGGTCACAAAACTTTCACCAGATAATACCAAAAACATTTGCCGAGTTACTCACTGAACATGGTTTGGGTATTTATCAGAAATTAGTTCCGTGTAGTTGAACATAAGGAATGTTTTCCCAGTGGATTAAAGgtgagaataaaataaattcatattaaatgaaataatataagcattttaaactaattttttattaaaatcattttctttcaatttttaaacCTCCATTTTCAAGTCTCccttttcaattaaatttcctCCCAAATGTaggcaacaaaaaacagaagcTTGTGCTGccatacaaaaataaaagatggCGGTGGAAATCCATCCGGCTGCCACCTTAACTTTATGGATAAGGCCATTTAACAAGTGCGTCATAAAACCAAATGGCGAGAGCCATAAAACTAGCCACAACACCCAGAACACAAAAGCAACATAAAATAGGGTCACACCAAGGATGTGGCGAAGGGAAAGGACAACAGAAATCAACAGAATGTAACCACAAACACGGACGCTTAGGCAATCAACTAACAGAATGCACACATGTTCGGGAAGACCGCCTTCTGCTAACTAACCATCCTCCAGCCCCCTCTGCCGACGCCCCAacgccccccccccccccccccactcGCTCCACAGGTTGACAGTTAACTAATAGAGGCGCAGCCGCTGAGGAAGCCATTATTCTGCAAAGGAGAGCAAAAAAATTACCCAAGTCATAAACTTGCAAATACCcagaagaaatatttaaagttcaGAGAATGCATACTGGGTTGAAGTCCAGAGGAGAGCTGCCATGTTGGCTTTTTTGGGCAGGGATCTGGCTCTTTTTGAGGCTTATAAtaggaaaattaaattattttttattttaataaatttaaatcgtaAAATTGGTACTGAAGTTTAGTAGCAACGTCCACAAATGACAGATGGTGAGTAAAACCGTTAATTAAACATTCGTATGTAAGAAAAATGTTTGCTTTACAACACTGGATGATAAAACAATAACAGTCCTAAGAAAAATGTTTGCTTTACAACACTGGAAGACAAAACATAAACAATCCTAGGAAATGTCAACGACCTCGttcttttcttaaaatatttttcgtaaatattaagtatacgcatgtaaatattattttagctataaatattacgtatacgcataTACCAATATTCTCTCTATAACCTCTTTTCTCTTTTCCTTCCAATTTATAGAGCATAACCATAATAAAGACTCGACCTTTGACCTGATACTCCTCCACTCTTGAGCTCCACCCCCACCTGTGTCAATTGAAACAGTTACTGGCCGAGTGTTTAGGCTTTAATCGTGCCACAAAGGCCTCCTTGGCGGCCTGTTGTATACTCCTGAATCCCTCAATGCCCTCTTG is a window of Drosophila bipectinata strain 14024-0381.07 chromosome 2R, DbipHiC1v2, whole genome shotgun sequence DNA encoding:
- the GstE1 gene encoding glutathione S-transferase 1, translated to MSKSGIVLYGVDLSPCARTAKITLKALDLDYEYKEVNLQAGEHLSEAYLKKNPQHTVPVLDDNGTVIWDSHAIVTYLVDKYGKSDELYPKDLAKRAAINQRLFFDASVIFPSLGNVSGPFWVSGVTVVPQEKLDTIHRGLKLLETFLTGSAYLVGDSLTLADISTGTTVSSLPAAVDIKPEVYPNITAWLDRLNQIPFFKDINEEPAKNYCSFLRSQWTKLGD
- the LOC108118758 gene encoding glutathione S-transferase 1: MSKSGIVLYGADLSPCVRAVKLTFKALDLDFEFKEVNMQKGEHLTEEYLKMNPQHTVPVLDDNGTYIWDSHAIVTYLVDKYGKSDELYPKDLAKRAAINQRLYFDASVIYASIASVSAPFWLRGETVVAQEKLDTIHRGLKLLETFLASSKYLAGDSLTLADLCTGPTVSCLPVAVDIDASVYPKTTAWLERLNQIPYFKEINEAPARNYCAFMRSKWTKLGD
- the GstE10 gene encoding glutathione S-transferase 1 produces the protein MCLQSSSVCASNLNPKPCQLQMVNLILYGTESSPPVRAVLLTLRSLKLEHQFRQLDMQAGEHLEPEMLRKNPQHTVPMLEDEGEVYIWDSHAIIGYLVNKYAQSDELYPRDPFQRAVVDQRLHFETGVLFHGIFKQLQKALFKENATEVPKDRLAELQDAYGLLEQFLDQNPYVAGSQLTIADFSIVSTMSTLHLSYCPVDGAKYPKLSAWLARLSTLPFYEEDNLRGARILAERIRAKLPKQFDKLWQKAFEDIRSGAIIN
- the Idgf5 gene encoding chitinase-like protein Idgf5, with the translated sequence MSSFVNPVGAFLFISLVSLISNISGEVGKLVCFYDAKSFVREGPGQLSLAELEPALSFCNFLIYGYAGIDPESFKIKSLDPTVTYDRQHYRQITALRQKYPHVRFLLSVGGDRDLDGEGVADTGKYLSLLEQPEHRRNFKASVLDELNKYGFDGIDLAWQFPKTRPKKQQGFLKRTWSSFRGLFGSKSIDEKAEEHKEQFASLVHDLAVDLVRGGKLLSLTMLPHVPAEVFIQLPSVLADVSFVNLGTYDFQTPERDPKVGDLPAPLYAMYDREPSHNVQYQVEYWLNQTSPSYSQKLNIGVTSYGRAWTMSRNSGITGYPPIPETDGAAPAGRQTGIPGILSWPETCDLLQHQPQSKDTPRLRKVGDPTKRFGIYAYRAADDKGENGLWIGYEDPTTAAIKAGYVQSQGLGGVAFHDISLDDFRGQCAGEKYPILRSIKFRL